GCTGAGGCAGTTGGAAATGTGCAGCTCCCTTTCCAGAAACCTCTCGCAGCGTCTCTTCATGCTCTCGAACTGGAGGAAGTCGGCCGCCTCCACCAGGCTGGCCACGTTGTGGCGGTCGATGGCGATCGTGCCCGTCCGGGCGAAGTTGAGGAGGGCCCGGAAGGGCTCTGTCTCGACCCCCCTGATCGTGATGTGCCTCTCGGTGCGCTCTCGGGTGCCCCCATAGAACATGGCCTCGAAGTACCGGCTGTGGCGGGCCAGGGTCCACCTGTTGACAGGGAAGAGCTCGGCGCCAACCTCCAGGACAGTGTCATTTTCTGGCTCAGGCTGGTCGGCCAgctcctcagcctcctcttcacCGTCCATGTtcgctgcctttctccccttaAGCCCTCCCTCCTCAAGTTTCTTGGCCCACGTCGAGGCCTCGAGACTGCGGCTGCCTGCCTGGGACGGAAATAGAAATGATGTGTTCACCCTAAAATTAGACCCTCTTTGTCTCTGTGGCTGCTCTGATTATCCACATGCTTATCCAGGCCTAGTGTAACAGTTTGCTTGGCTGGTAAGAAGAAATTTGGGAGGGAGCAGGGGAGGAATGCTCTTTAAACTTGGTCACTTCAAGCAAACGTTTTCTTGTCTGGTTaatagaggagccccgtggcgcagagcggtaagctgcagttctgcagtccaagctctgctcacgacctgagttcgatcccgatggaagttggtttcagggagccggtgtggtgtcctgacaaacatgcacacacattccaTTGTCTGGAAGCAGAAGcatcacagacacacacacacacacagcgcgaTTAGACTGTCTCTACCCAAGGACAGAGGCTTCCCTTCCCCCGTTCCAGCTCACAAGGAACTCTCTGGCCTCTATAGATTGCTTTGTTCTTCTATGTGAATGTGAATGGCTAGTTAGATGCGCGTGCTGACTTTGAGGTTCATGCGTGTCCATGGCAAGGAGTTTGGACCTGTCGGTCAGGTGGATgtgtcaggggaggaggggggcggtgAGATATCGGACTGGATTCAGACCATACAGTCTACATGGCCTTGGTTGACTAAAAACTTAGAAAGGGCCAAAAGACAGTACAAAGCCCAGGCAGACAAACATCGGGCTCCTGGTTGGACCTTCAGGGTGGGTGATCTAGTGTATCTTTctaccaagaatctgcggtctcTGCGACCCTCTAGAAAATTGAATGAGAAGTACATTGGGCCATTTCCTATTGCTCGAATCATTAACGAAGTAACAGTGGAATTGCAGCTTCCCAAAAAGTTGAAGAGTCCATCCAGTATTTCATGTTAGTTTACCAAAACAGTATGTGCCGGCTCCTCAGTGGCATCCAACAGATCCCCCAGAGGTtcctgaaatggtgtgtgtgtggggggaggaatacTGCGAGGTGTCCAAGATTCTTGATTCCCgtgtatattggggggggggggctagagcaCCTAGTCCattggaagcatttcagccccTCCCACGACGAATGGGTTAAGCAtcatgtctccgcccctcgcctattTCATCAATTCCACGCCTCATACCTGGACAAGCCCGCACCGTCGGGGGGGGGGCCCTAGGGGGGCAGAATACCTGGACAAGCCCGCACCGTCGGGGGGGGGGccctaggggggcagaatgtgagctccagccCTGTGAGCGCAGCTGGCTTCCAAGGTTGTGTCAGGTTATGTCTGCTCGCTGTTTGCGTGATAACtaatctaccatgagaaccaggcttggcctgggatctaactgtgcctttggttttctgtatatgttctaaccagccctttcccccccgcccattagagtcctcgtacctttccccttaagttcctgctactcacctcctgcttcctaaataaaccagtttcttagaatactctgtctggacgtttggtgattgggaatCCACAGGTGAAGCCAGACCTTACACCAGGAAACAATACCTTAGCAAGGAGGGCAGCTGTTCTGATTGAGGGTAGGCACAGGTTTGCTCACACGAGCCACCCAGAACCAATTTGTTCTGCAGGCGCTTCCTCTGTACCTGGTCTGTGCTTGCAGTCTAGATTACACACTAGATCATGTAAACGGCCCTTCTACCGCTTCAAATAACTGGCCCATCTACCCCAGAATTGTTTACCAGcacaggatctcaggcaaagaaaggtttTGCTCAACACTGGCTATTTCAGATGCCAGCATGGCGTAGCGGTTaggagcggcaggctctaatctagtgaaccaggtttgattccccgctcctccacatgagaagtggactctaatctgtagaaccaggtttgattacccactcctccatatgagtggcgctctaatctggtgaaccaggtttgattccccaaacctgcacatgaagcctgctggtatactttgggccagtcacagttctctcagaactctcagaggtgcctgttgtggcaaggggaaggtgattataagccactttgagatttcctaaaagcagagaaaagaggggtacaaAAACAAAGTCCTTCTTTAATGGGAACTGCTGGACACTACtctgacctttttaaaaatattttctttgagGACCAGACCTAGTCCCTCGCAACACAACCTGAATGCAAACCATGTAGATCCAAGCAAAATGAGTACAAAGTTCTTCCCTTAAATTatggtgttggtttttttttaagagaatcTCACTTTCAAATCTGAATTACAGCTGTACCAGAGAATCTAGAATTAATTGTGTAAGTATCCAAAGATGTCTGGATGTAAGTATATACAACAGACAGTTGAAGAAATAATTTTGTTATCCTAAATAACTTCTCCAGTTTGACGGGAACCACCCAACAGCTTTCAAATATCAAAGCAACAATCTAGGAAGCAAAACATGTTCAgaaattaacttttatttatgaatCCAGGAATTCCCCTCCAAACCAAAacaataacaaacaaaaaaacctccaaaaaaatTCCACCGAGGGACTGTTTGCTTGAAcacatgatgcaaaaattatCCCTGCCCCTTTATTTGGAGCTCAAAGAAAGCACTTAGGACTTCTGCTCCATTCTCCTAGGCCTTGCCCTCTTGTGGGGAAAAAAGGAATTCACAAACGCCGACAGTTCCTAAATGAACATGAGGTTAACAGCGCTGGCTTAGGATCTCTCCCCTCAGCCCGGGagagaatgaaagaaaaatgCTCAGACATCTCCTGCTGCAGTATCACAATGAGTCTCCTCCTGCTGTGAAGCTAACTCTGAAGAGTTACTGCGCTCAGGACTGGAGTTTGGGGTGCTGGCTTGAAGCAACGAGAGGGGTCATTTTTTCGTACGGGAGTTGAACTCCTCCCAGGCGAACAGAGGACTTTTTATGAGCATTAGTCAGTGCCAAACCAgaaagttaaaaaataaaaaataaaccacaAATGTAAGGTCCTTCTCCtgtataaaaaaatacaaatatttcTCCTTTCAACgaggcttggggtgggggagttagcTTTGGCAGTCCTCTCAAGGGTTCGAGGCTAGCCATCCTGCTGCTGGATAAACGGGTTTGGGATGGCCTCCATCCCATCCTGAGGACAGATAAGGACCACGGATGTTCCTCGGCAGACCACCAGTCCCAGCTGACGGGTGTCCTCTGTGAGCTTGTATTGGTCATCTGGATCTGAAAGGGAAGCCCAAAGACAATTATAAGACTGGGTcctagttagaagaagaagaagagttggtttttatgtgccaactttctctaccacttaagagagaaccaaaccggcttacaatcaccttcctttcccctccccacaacagacaccctgtgaggtgggtgagactgagagagctgtgactagcccaaggtcacccagctggcttcgtgtgtaggagtggggaaacaaacccaattcaccagattagcctccgccgctcatgtggaggagtgggggaatcgaacccggttcttcagatcagactccaccgctccaaaccatcgctcttaaccactacaccacactggctctctgcagaagaagagttggtttttatatgctgactttctctaccttttaagaaccaaaacatcttacaatctccttccctcccccaccaacaggcaccttgtgaggtaggtggggctgagagagctcggagagctgtgactgactcaaggtcacatTGTTTTACtgggttgatacttgcacacgtcttatatgggagacatacacagcccagcataacaacttgagacaatttTACCAGATGTTGGTATaactggtaatatattatacaacgttttacatgcctggtctgtctTATAttatctgtatatgtatatatatatctgtaaatgggtgcctgttttacatgggtttcaaacagaccactgaggaaagtcatataggccgaaacgcgtttggcatgtggttatagatatcaaccttagaaaatgccattgtgctgctttaacgtttaaaaataattttaattttgacatcgcgcttctaataaattatatattttcatcccacccaaccttgggtacccagatcaaacccagttcaccagattagagtccgcagctcatatggaggagtggggaatcaaacctggttctccagattagagtccactgctcctaaccactacactataggCACGCTTAACTTCAGAATCAAGAGAAACCAGAAAGCATTCAGATTCTGACTACCCGCCTAAAGGAGGATCATTCATGACGATCAATCTACTCCCTTCAtctgctcatttaaaaaaaaaaaaggagtttggGGTCAAGAACACCCAGAAGCCCAGAAACCGTTGTAAGACTGGGTCCTAGTTACAAGCACACTTAACTTCAGACTCAAGAACACTCAAAAACACCCAGCCGGAGGAGGGTCTTCCAGGATACATAATAGGATCGTCTCTGGTGGGTGGAGAAAATGACTAACGCTTGGGTAAGCTTACCACTGGCTGTTAGCCATTACAACAAAGTGAAATCCTCCATGTTTGGAAGCAGCAACTCGGAGACCACTGCCCCCCACTGCCACAACTACGTTCCACTTCATATGGTCTTGTACTTACCTCTCATGTACTCAATGGTACCATCCAACACAAGGTTGAGAAGGGGGTCAAATCCCTTCAAGACACCGCTAGCTgttggagaaggagaaagaaaagatcTGAAACCTTCAGTAACGGTCCAGAGCTTAATGTCATTTAGAGGAAGAGGCCGTGGCCCAATGGGAACACCTACATTGTAAACAGAAGCATCTCAGGCAGAAAGTGTTGAGAAAGGCATgaccccctggagagctgctgtcggtggGATTATGCCAACAGTCTGACACATTATGAGGCagtatcatatttatttatttcatttataccctgcggTCCTTCTCATTAAGAACCCAAAATGGTTTATGTTGTTCTCCTCCTGTACTCCATTTTATCCAAGCAGTCCTGCAAAGTAGATAAggctggctcaaagtcacccactgagcttccatggcagaatggggattggaacctgggtcccccaggtcctagtctgggggattggaacctgggtctcccaggtcctagtctgatggTCTAACTACTACTAAGTGCACATGATCTTTTGTAGTTATATATAATGAATTCATTACAGA
This Euleptes europaea isolate rEulEur1 chromosome 2, rEulEur1.hap1, whole genome shotgun sequence DNA region includes the following protein-coding sequences:
- the LSM7 gene encoding U6 snRNA-associated Sm-like protein LSm7; translated protein: MPVESKMADKEKKKKESILDLSKYIDKTIRVKFQGGREASGVLKGFDPLLNLVLDGTIEYMRDPDDQYKLTEDTRQLGLVVCRGTSVVLICPQDGMEAIPNPFIQQQDG